The following are from one region of the Mus caroli chromosome 13, CAROLI_EIJ_v1.1, whole genome shotgun sequence genome:
- the Tubal3 gene encoding tubulin alpha chain-like 3 yields MRECLSIHIGQAGVQIGDACWELYCLEHGIQPDGFILDHQHDNLENPKVEHMNASLDTFFHETSAGKHVPRTLFMDLEPTVIDGIRVGRYHSLFHPEQLVNGKEDAANNYARGRYSVGSEVIELVLERIRKLAEQCSGLQGFLIYRSFGGGTGSGFTSLLMERLSVEYCKKIKLEFSVYPSPRISTAVVEPYNAILTTHSTIEYSDCAFIVDNEALYDICQHKLGVERPSYASINRLIAQVSSSITASLRFEGPLNVDLIEFQTNLVPYPRIHFPITALAPIISAEKAYQEQLSVSDVTASCFEVSNQLVKCDPRLGKYMACCLLYRGDVVPKDVNEAIAAMKSRTSVQFVDWCPTGFKVGINYQPPAVVPGGDLARVQRAVCMLSNTTAIVEAWARLDHKFDLMYAKKAFLHWYITEGMELGEFVEAREDLAALEKDYEEVGLSF; encoded by the exons ATG AGGGAGTGTCTCTCCATTCACATTGGTCAAGCTGGTGTCCAGATCGGGGATGCTTGCTGGGAACTGTATTGCCTGGAACATGGGATCCAGCCAGATGGCTTTATTCTGGACCATCAACATGATAATTTGGAAAATCCTAAAGTGGAACATATGAATGCATCTTTAGATACCTTCTTTCATGAGACAAGTGCTGGGAAGCATGTGCCTAGAACACTTTTCATGGACCTAGAACCAACTGTTATAG ATGGGATCCGTGTGGGAAGGTACCACTCACTCTTCCACCCAGAACAACTTGTGAATGGAAAGGAGGACGCTGCCAACAACTATGCACGAGGTCGCTACTCCGTGGGTTCAGAGGTCATCGAGCTTGTTCTAGAAAGGATCCGGAAGCTG gcagAACAATGCAGTGGACTTCAGGGATTTTTGATTTACCGCAGCTTTGGAGGAGGCACAGGGTCAGGATTTACATCTCTCTTGATGGAGCGACTCTCCGTAGAGTATTGCAAGAAGATAAAATTGGAGTTCTCTGTCTACCCATCTCCTAGGATCTCTACTGCTGTGGTAGAACCATACAATGCCATCCTCACCACTCACTCCACCATAGAATACTCAGATTGTGCCTTCATAGTGGACAATGAAGCTTTGTACGACATCTGCCAGCACAAACTTGGCGTTGAACGTCCTTCCTATGCTAGTATCAACAGGCTGATTGCCCAGGTGTCGTCTTCCATCACTGCATCACTGCGTTTTGAAGGACCTTTGAATGTAGACTTAATTGAATTCCAGACCAACCTAGTACCTTATCCAAGAATCCATTTCCCCATCACAGCTCTTGCCCCCATCATCTCCGCTGAAAAGGCGTACCAAGAGCAGCTCTCTGTGTCTGATGTCACTGCTTCTTGCTTTGAGGTCTCCAACCAGTTGGTCAAGTGTGATCCCAGGCTTGGGAAGTACATGGCTTGCTGCTTACTGTACAGAGGAGATGTGGTCCCTAAGGATGTAAATGAAGCAATTGCAGCCATGAAGTCTAGGACCTCTGTTCAGTTTGTTGATTGGTGTCCAACTGGTTTCAAGGTGGGCATCAATTATCAGCCACCTGCAGTGGTACCAGGAGGGGATCTAGCTAGGGTTCAGCGTGCTGTGTGCATGTTGAGCAACACCACGGCAATTGTGGAAGCCTGGGCCCGCCTGGACCACAAATTTGACCTCATGTATGCCAAGAAGGCATTCCTGCACTGGTACATCACAGAAGGCATGGAACTTGGGGAGTTTGTAGAGGCCAGGGAAGATCTGGCTGCTCTGGAAAAAGATTATGAAGAAGTGGGTCTGAGTTTCTGA
- the Ucn3 gene encoding urocortin-3, giving the protein MLMPTYFLLLLLLLLGGPRTSLSHKFYNTGPVFSCLNTALSEVKKNKLEDVPLLSKKSFGHLPIQDPSGEEDDNQEHLQIKRTFSGAAGGNGAGSTRYRYQSQAQHKGKLYPDKPKSDRGTKFTLSLDVPTNIMNILFNIDKAKNLRAKAAANAQLMAQIGKKK; this is encoded by the coding sequence ATGCTGATGCCCACCTacttcctgctgctgcttctgctgctcctAGGAGGTCCAAGGACAAGCCTCTCCCACAAGTTCTACAACACTGGACCAGTCTTCAGCTGCCTCAACACAGCCCTGTCGGAGGTCAAGAAGAACAAGCTGGAAGATGTGCCCTTGCTGAGCAAGAAGAGCTTTGGCCACCTGCCTATACAAGACCCCTCAGGGGAAGAAGATGACAACCAAGAGCACCTCCAGATCAAAAGAACTTTCTCAGGGGCCGCGGGTGGGAATGGAGCTGGGAGCACCCGGTACAGATACCAATCCCAAGCACAGCATAAGGGGAAGCTGTACCCAGACAAGCCCAAAAGCGACCGGGGCACCAAGTTCACCCTTTCCCTTGATGTTCCCACTAACATCATGAACATCCTCTTCAACATCGACAAGGCCAAGAATTTGCGAGCCAAGGCAGCTGCCAATGCTCAGCTCATGGCACAGATTGGGAAGAAGAAGTAA